The Lacticaseibacillus pabuli region GGGTAGCGGCTGGATTGACAAAGCATTGCCGCCCGTCGTCGTTGGCCCAATTGTCATGGTCATCGGCCTGTCATTGGCCGGCACAGCCGCAACGGATGCCACCATGCGGACCGTCGCACACGGCGCCGCAGTTTACGATATCCGCTATTTCATCGTCGCAATACTAACGTTGGTGCTCACAATCGTTTACAATATGTATTTGAAGGGCTTTGTTAGTCTGTTGCCAATTTTGCTGGGTATCGTGAGCGGCTACATCATTGCGGTATTCTTCGGAATTGTGGACTTCGCGCCCGTCATGGCGGCCAAGTGGTTTAGCCTACCTGATTTCCAGGTGCCATTTCTAACATACAAGCCGCACCTGTACCTCGGCGCAATTCTGTCGATGGCACCCATCGCGTTCGTCACGATGACAGAACACATGGGTCACATCATGGTGCTTGACCAGTTAACCCACCGCAACTTCTTCAAAGATCCCGGCCTGAACCACACTTTGGCCGGAGACGGGACGGCTTCCATCATCGCCGGTTTAGTCGGTGGGCCAGCCATCACATCTTACGGTGAAAACATCGGGGTGCTCGCCATGACCAAGGTGCACTCCGTTTGGGTTCTGGGCGGGGCGGCGTTCTTCGCCATCGTCTTTGCCTTCATTGGTAAGTTATCCGCGCTGATCCACTCCATTCCAAGCCCCGTCATTGGTGGGATTAGTTTCCTCCTGTTCGGGGTCATTGCCAGCAACGGACTGCGCGTTCTGATTGATAATAAAATTGACTTCAATAAAAAACGTAACTTGATGATTGCTTCCACCATCCTGGTCATTGGGATTGGGAACGCGAGTCTGCAATTCTCAGGTTACACCTTCTCCGGCATCGCCCTGGCAACGGTTATCGGCATCGCGCTGAACCTGATTCTGCCAGCGAAGGCGGCGAACGAGGATTAGCATTTAGAAAGTTGGGATTACATGCAGCGCTATCTAATACTAGAAGACGGCACCTCTTACGCAGGAACGGGGTTTGGTGCGCCCATTATTAGTACCGGCGAGATTATCCTGCAAACTGCAATGACGGGTTATCAGCAAGTCATTACAGACAAGGTGAACACCGGTAAAATCATCGTGTTTGTCAGCCCCCTGATTGGGACCGTTGGCGTTAACCGCGACGACTACGAGAGTATCAACCCCGAAGTAAAGGGGGTCATTGCGGCCGGCCTCAGCGATACACCAGGCCACTTTGCCAGCAAGATGCCCCTGAGTCGTTTTCTAGAGAACCTGCGCATCCCCGGCATCAGCGGAATTGACACCCGCGCGCTGATGCATCATTTACGCAATAGTGGCCCGCAAAAAGCTAGTATTGTGGATGCCGACGATGAGCACGCTTTTGACCAACTCCGCGCGCTCGTGTTGCCGCGCAATTATGTTCAGGAAGTTTCCACGGCGAAGCCATACCCATCCCCAGCAACGGGGAAAAACGTGATTGTCGTCGACTTTGGCCTGAAGCACAGTTTGCTTCGGGCTTTTGCCGTGCGTGACTGTAACCTGACAATTGTGCCCGCCGACACGACCGCCGACGAAATCATCAGCCTCAGTCCCGATGGTGTTGTGCTCACGGACGGACCAGGGGACCCGACGGATGTGAAGAGCGCCGAGGAAATGATTCGCGGCATCCAGGGGAAGATTCCGCTGCTCGCCATTGGTTTGGGGCACGAACTATTCGCCCGGGCAAATGGGGCCAAGACGATTCGGATGCAGCACGAGCACCACGGCATCAATATTCCCGTGCGCGAAATTGCGACCGGCAGAATTGATATCACGACCCATAACCACTGTTACGCGGTGGATCCCGACTCAGTTCAGCCCGACCGCCTGCTCGTGACGCACCGCAGTGTCATTGACGGCACCATCGAGGGCCTACGTCACCGCCTGTACCCCGCGTTCTCCGTCCAGTTTCAGCCGGAAGGGGCGCCAGGTAGTAACGATGCCGACCACATTCTCTCCGAGTTCATGGAGCTGATGGACGCCCAGATTAGTGCAGAGGAGGCCGACTTCTAATGACAGATTTACACAAGATTTTGGTCATCGCCTCTGGCCCAGTCGGATCGGCGCAACCCGCAACGTCCACGGCGGAAACGGATTTGACCTGCCGGCGCTTAGTCGAGGCTGGCAAGGAAGTCATTGTTCTGACCAGTAATCCGAACATCTTCCGGAGCCACGACAAGCACATTCACTATTACATCACGCCGCTCACAACCGAATTTGTGAGCCAAGTGGTGCGTCGCGAGCGCCCCGATGGCATCATCGCGAGCGCTGGGGGGCAAATTGCCCTCAACGTCATCCGCGCGATTAGTAAGAATGGCTTGCTTAATCAGTTTGGCGTGACCGTTTTGGGCACCAGCCCTGAAGCCATCGAGCAAACCGAAAACGGGGAAAAATTCCGCAAGTTCTTGCGCCACCAGCACATTCCAACGCCTGAATCCTCCTACGTGGATAATGCCCAAGAAGCCCTGACGACTGCCGGTAAGATTGGCTACCCCGTGCTGATGCGGCGCGGCCAGTCCCGGAGTATCGCCCGCACACCCGCCGAGTTGAGCAGTACCATCGATAGTAGTGTCGGCGGCGGGCGGATCCTTATTGAGCGGTCCATCTCGCGGTTCAAGTCCGTGCAGATGGTCATGATGCGCGATGCCCAAGACACCAGCGTTCTGCTCGGCAGCATCGAGAGCCTCGATCCTGTCGGCGTGAACCCGGCTAA contains the following coding sequences:
- a CDS encoding solute carrier family 23 protein, with the translated sequence MSKQKAFHDDEAILDIPDRPKFGQWVGLSIQHLFAMFGSTVLVPILVGIDPSIALFSSGVGTLMYILITKGKIPAYMGSSFSFITVMQALMKGAGYPAISQGVIAVGIVYLIVALIVNFVGSGWIDKALPPVVVGPIVMVIGLSLAGTAATDATMRTVAHGAAVYDIRYFIVAILTLVLTIVYNMYLKGFVSLLPILLGIVSGYIIAVFFGIVDFAPVMAAKWFSLPDFQVPFLTYKPHLYLGAILSMAPIAFVTMTEHMGHIMVLDQLTHRNFFKDPGLNHTLAGDGTASIIAGLVGGPAITSYGENIGVLAMTKVHSVWVLGGAAFFAIVFAFIGKLSALIHSIPSPVIGGISFLLFGVIASNGLRVLIDNKIDFNKKRNLMIASTILVIGIGNASLQFSGYTFSGIALATVIGIALNLILPAKAANED
- a CDS encoding carbamoyl phosphate synthase small subunit: MQRYLILEDGTSYAGTGFGAPIISTGEIILQTAMTGYQQVITDKVNTGKIIVFVSPLIGTVGVNRDDYESINPEVKGVIAAGLSDTPGHFASKMPLSRFLENLRIPGISGIDTRALMHHLRNSGPQKASIVDADDEHAFDQLRALVLPRNYVQEVSTAKPYPSPATGKNVIVVDFGLKHSLLRAFAVRDCNLTIVPADTTADEIISLSPDGVVLTDGPGDPTDVKSAEEMIRGIQGKIPLLAIGLGHELFARANGAKTIRMQHEHHGINIPVREIATGRIDITTHNHCYAVDPDSVQPDRLLVTHRSVIDGTIEGLRHRLYPAFSVQFQPEGAPGSNDADHILSEFMELMDAQISAEEADF